In Helicoverpa armigera isolate CAAS_96S chromosome 20, ASM3070526v1, whole genome shotgun sequence, one DNA window encodes the following:
- the LOC110373437 gene encoding DNA-directed RNA polymerase III subunit RPC6 — protein sequence MSAKSDEQLKEKILNVAKKNPKGISNKDLTAALPEVSSAELVPAINELLQQECFDLFNQNGVLIYRLKAQTSKQAVKGADNEEKVVFNLIEEAGNKGIWIRDIRVRSNLANTQLTKVLKNLESKKLIKAVKCVNASKKKVYMLYNLEPDRSISGGAWYQDQDFESEFVDILNVQCHRFLSQRSDKIKNNPRGPIVGRTQSYATAAEVQKYITDLGISKVELDVEDVITILNTLVYDGKAESSVYPDGSKVYRAIDPLIPAPGLVQVPCGVCPLIHRCASTGLITPQDCTYLKEWLE from the exons ATGAGTGCTAAATCAGATGAACaattaaaggaaaaaatattgaatgttgCAAAAAAGAATCCAAAGGGCATATCAAATAAAGACCTAACAGCTGCTTTACCTGAAGTATCCTCTGCTGAACTCGTACCAGCAATAAATGAACTCTTACAGCAAGAATGTTTCGATTTATTCAATCAAAACGGTGTCTTAATCTATAG GTTAAAAGCTCAAACAAGTAAGCAAGCAGTAAAAGGAGCTGACAATGAAGAAAAAGTTGTATTTAACCTAATAGAGGAGGCGGGCAACAAGGGTATATGGATAAGAGATATCAGAGTGCGATCTAACCTGGCTAACACACAGTTGACTAAAGTATTGAAGAATCTTGAAAGCAAGAAACTTATTAAAGCTGTCAAATGTGTTAAT GCTTCTAAGAAAAAGGTGTACATGCTCTACAATTTAGAACCAGATAGGTCTATATCAGGAGGAGCATGGTATCAAGATCAAGACTTTGAGTCGGAATTTGTGGACATTCTGAATGTTCAGTGTCACAGGTTTTTAAGCCAGAggtcagacaaaataaaaaacaatccTCGTGGGCCAATTGTGGGCAGGACTCAGTCATATGCCACAGCTGCagaagtacaaaaatatattacagaCCTAGGAATAAGTAAG GTTGAACTAGATGTAGAAGATGTAATCACTATTCTGAATACCTTGGTCTATGATGGCAAGGCAGAGAGCAGTGTATACCCTGACGGGAGCAAGGTGTATCGTGCTATAGACCCTCTCATACCTGCACCAGGGCTTGTACAGGTCCCTTGTGGTGTCTGTCCACTCATTCATAGATGTGCTTCCACAGGACTAATAACACCACAAGATTGTACTTACTTAAAAGAATGGctagaataa
- the LOC110373439 gene encoding glucoside xylosyltransferase 1, with amino-acid sequence MSSLDVFINILIKTNISKNMKKLSLKVMIMLVLSSCTVLFLYSRVSNHKKYYPAMKRPPSSKITSYNKSHGIEKVVLSFVVCDSRFNESINVVKSVLLFTKVRVHFVIFTDDTLRPKFNETLTMWKQLTKNQLEFELHKVSFPQEHEQDWMNLFSKCAAQRLFIPKLIPHIDAMIYVDTDTLFLGPVEELWHFFTQFNTTQISAMSLEDENPNVSWYPRFAKHPFYGKYGLNSGVMLMNLTRMREFGWVDYVTPIMLKWKLYIPWGDQDIINIIFHYHERAVHVLSCRYNYRSDQCMYGDACADATAQGIFLLHGSRKAFHNNKQPAFQAIYRAIDEYVVGTDPSKYVLANMDLYFSQAPTSNCGNLKDAFLKVPTRTFTDLYPAPNR; translated from the exons ATGTCATCACTggatgtttttataaatattttgataaaaactaatatttcgAAAAACATGAAGAAGTTATCACTTAAAGTTATGATTATGTTAGTCTTGAGTTCTTGTACAGTTCTTTTCTTGTATTCTAGAGTAAgtaatcacaaaaaatattatcctgCTATGAAGAGACCACCATCCTCCAA AATAACGAGCTACAACAAGAGTCATGGTATAGAAAAGGTAGTGTTATCGTTTGTAGTGTGCGATTCGAGATTCAATGAATCCATTAACGTTGTAAAGTCTGTGTTGTTGTTTACAAAAGTTCGTGTACACTTCGTAATATTTACTGACGATACGTTACGCCCAAAATTTAATGAAACTCTGACAATGTGGAAGCAATTAACAAAGAACCAGCTGGAATTTGAGCTTCACAAAGTTAGCTTTCCTCAAGAACATGAACAGGATTGGATGAACTTATTTAGCAAATGTGCGGCGCAGCGGTTGTTTATTCCg aAACTGATACCCCACATAGATGCCATGATATATGTGGATACAGATACTTTGTTTTTAGGCCCAGTAGAAGAGCTCTGGCATTTCTTTACACAGTTCAATACAACACAAATATCTGCAATGTCCCTTGAAGATGAGAACCCCAATGTGTCCTGGTACCCAAGATTTGCAAAACATCCTTTCTATGGGAAATATg GACTGAATTCTGGAGTAATGCTCATGAACTTGACAAGGATGAGGGAATTTGGCTGGGTGGACTATGTCACGCCAATCATGTTGAAATGGAAACTTTACATACCCTGGGGTGATCAG gacataataaacataatattccaCTACCACGAGCGCGCGGTGCACGTGCTGTCGTGCCGCTACAACTACCGCTCCGACCAGTGCATGTACGGCGACGCCTGCGCAGACGCCACGGCGCAAGGCATCTTCCTACTCCACGGCAGCCGGAAAGCCTTCCATAATAATAAACAACCAGCCTTTCAG GCAATCTATCGTGCGATTGATGAATATGTGGTAGGAACGGACCCCTCGAAGTATGTCCTCGCAAATATGGATCTGTACTTCTCCCAGGCGCCCACATCAAACTGCGGCAATTTGAAGGATGCCTTCTTAAAAGTACCCACTCGAACGTTTACCGATTTATATCCAGCTCCTAACAG
- the LOC110373405 gene encoding cysteine protease ATG4D: protein MNGSSSIVTRNSELKPSENGITQNASALNIDRNKATASNARDGQEEILDLKGKVESRLLSMWNNVKFGWTVKLKTSFSKESPVWLLGRCYHRKLSPTGSLESSTEIGTEATAHQPMEQIYGEGIEGFKSDFISKIWMTYRREFPTMAGSSFTTDCGWGCMLRSGQMLLAQALVTHFLGRSWRWSPDKSIQNAREFQEDCLHRMIIKWFGDKSSVNSPLSIHQMVNLGEALGKKPGDWYGPASVAHCLKAVMAAASKENYEFDNLEVYVAQDSTIYIQDVYSLCRLPNGSWKSLILLVPVKLGSDKFNPIYGPCLTSLLTLDFCIGIIGGRPKHSLYFVGYQDDRLIHLDPHYCQEMVDVWQPNFSLQSFHCRSPRKMPLSKMDPSCCIGFYLGTQHDLETYINIIQSFLVPQGVSANFEYPIFTLNSGSCSNVMNYPNIRYSIYETEQNWVTPNIQDSDTDIESEEFVLV, encoded by the coding sequence ATGAACGGCTCTAGCAGCATCGTTACACGAAACTCTGAACTGAAACCATCAGAAAACGGTATCACGCAAAATGCATCGGCGTTAAACATTGATAGAAACAAAGCTACAGCTTCTAATGCTCGCGATGGCCAGGAGGAAATACTTGACCTTAAAGGTAAAGTTGAATCCCGCCTCTTATCCATGTGGAATAACGTGAAGTTTGGTTGGACAGTAAAACTGAAAACAAGTTTTTCTAAGGAGTCACCAGTATGGCTTTTGGGACGTTGTTATCATCGCAAACTAAGTCCTACTGGATCATTAGAATCATCTACAGAAATTGGTACAGAAGCTACTGCACACCAGCCAATGGAACAGATATATGGAGAAGGCATTGAAGGTTTTAAATCTGACTTTATCAGTAAAATTTGGATGACCTACAGACGAGAATTCCCTACCATGGCTGGTTCATCATTCACCACAGATTGTGGCTGGGGTTGCATGCTTAGGAGTGGACAAATGTTATTAGCTCAAGCTTTAGTTACTCATTTTCTTGGAAGATCTTGGAGATGGTCTCCTGATAAATCTATTCAGAATGCTAGGGAATTCCAAGAAGATTGTCTACACCGTATGATAATCAAATGGTTTGGAGATAAATCATCAGTAAACAGTCCTCTGTCCATACACCAGATGGTGAACCTGGGTGAGGCATTAGGCAAGAAGCCAGGAGACTGGTATGGCCCTGCGTCTGTTGCACACTGCTTGAAAGCAGTTATGGCTGCAGCTTCAAAGGAAAATTATGAGTTTGATAATTTGGAAGTTTATGTTGCTCAAGATTCAACAATATACATTCAAGATGTATATTCACTATGTCGCTTACCAAATGGATCATGGAAATCTCTTATTCTTCTAGTACCAGTAAAATTGGGTTCTGATAAATTTAACCCTATATATGGCCCTTGCTTAACATCACTACTTACATTAGATTTCTGCATAGGCATTATAGGCGGCCGGCCCAAACACTCACTATACTTTGTTGGGTACCAAGATGATAGACTTATCCATCTGGATCCTCATTATTGCCAGGAAATGGTTGATGTCTGGCAACCCAACTTTTCATTACAGTCATTTCATTGTCGATCTCCAAGAAAGATGCCTCTTAGTAAAATGGATCCATCATGCTGCATAGGCTTTTACCTAGGAACACAACATGATTTGGAAacatacattaatattattcaatCATTCCTTGTACCCCAAGGAGTTTCCGCAAATTTTGAGTATCCTATATTCACTCTAAATAGTGGGTCTTGTAGTAATGTAATGAACTATCCGAATATAAGATACTCTATTTATGAAACAGAGCAAAACTGGGTGACTCCAAACATCCAAGACAGTGATACAGACATTGAATCTGAGGAATTTGTTTTGGTGTGA
- the LOC110373490 gene encoding CDAN1-interacting nuclease 1: MAEPKAQGVMKLEEYNAIVEDFNKMTSYSRKSENELKKKYKHLPATTLGSIISLLVQRSMKHSYRKSPQISSKYHEFYEGLMRDKTKDNVILQLSDCQGISPALFARSLLQGVYSDSSQAKRCIKDTTLIEEKDLAYQVFMGIMNDNQYGPYADVIKQSIGLEYELRLERELRLMNITFSDESVLRSRGYDKTPDFKLDVPIAVDGFIVNWVESKALFGDEENHSGYLKEQLLCYWNRFGPGLVIYWFGYLETLDSTPEVNSMFILRTSFPDKASITQYKTDI; this comes from the exons ATGGCAGAGCCCAAAGCACAAGGAGTAATGAAACTAGAAGAATATAATGCCATTGTGGAGGATTTTAACAAAATGACATCTTATAGTCGGAAATCTGAAAATGagttgaaaaagaaatataaaca CTTACCAGCCACTACTTTGGGCAGTATAATATCATTACTAGTACAGAGATCCATGAAGCATAGCTACAGAAAGTCCCCACAAATTTCCAGTAAATATCATGAATTTTATGAAGGACTAATGAGGGACAAGACTAAagataatgttattttaca GCTTTCAGATTGTCAGGGCATCAGTCCAGCATTGTTTGCAAGGTCACTGTTACAAGGTGTATATTCTGATTCATCACAAGCCAAAAGATGTATCAAAGATACAACCCTGATTGAGGAGAAAGACTTAGCTTACCAAGTTTTTATG GGTATCATGAATGATAATCAGTATGGCCCCTATGCAGATGTTATAAAACA gTCTATTGGCTTAGAATATGAACTAAGACTAGAAAGGGAATTGAGACTAATGAACATCACATTTTCTGATGAAAGTGTATTGAGGTCCCGAGGCTATGACAAAACACCAGATTTTAAATTAGATGTTCCAATTGCAGTGGATGGATTTATTGTGAACTGGGTGGAAAGCAAAGCACTGTTTggagatgaagaaaatcattcAGGATATTTAAAAGAACAACTGCTTTGCTACTGGAACAGATTTGGACCAGGATTAGTCATATACTGGTTTGGATACTTAGAAACCTTAGATTCCACCCCAGAAGTAAACAGTATGTTTATATTAAGAACTAGTTTTCCAGATAAAGCAAGTATAACACAGTATAAAACTGATATTTAA
- the LOC110373438 gene encoding putative OPA3-like protein CG13603 codes for MVVGAFPIAKLGALLIKQISKPIANACKERAKHNPFFRTYVCMPPAQFYNWCEVKAKMWILNLGRPVNIPVLSQEMAIELGANLLGETLIFTIGAGLLLLEYNRQSNKEAAKEAKKEEEMKHISDTITDLYFTVQRQQTQLREMERIIYSISGEKPKIPPPVLKEPPVLTPSASPPASPPAPATPAPQTPTPQNVSHYEQHEHAVMTATPYPNKGLILQSLNYIQMDAFSSLFPNNNNVVLEENNKTVEEKAFIAKREPAILSSALYNIENDFRSLF; via the exons ATGGTTGTAGGAGCATTCCCAATTGCAAAATTAGGCGCTTTGTTGATAAAACAGATAAGTAAACCCATCGCAAATGCTTGTAAGGAACGAGCCAAACATAATCCTTTTTTCAGGACTTATGTTTGTATGCCACCTGCTCAGT TTTATAATTGGTGTGAGGTAAAAGCAAAAATGTGGATCTTAAACTTGGGTAGACCAGTCAATATACCAGTTCTCAGTCAAGAAATGGCCATAGAACTAGGAGCCAATCTTCTTGGTGAAACCTTAATCTTTACTATAGGAGCTGGCTTATTATTGTTGGAGTACAATAG GCAAAGTAACAAGGAAGCTGCAAAAGAAGCTAAGAAAGAAGAGGAAATGAAACATATTTCTGATACAATTACTGATCTCTACTTTACTGTACAGAGACAACAAACACAGCTTAGAGAAATGGAGAGAATTATTTACTCTATAA GTGGAGAGAAACCAAAAATTCCTCCTCCAGTTTTGAAGGAGCCCCCAGTGTTGACACCTTCAGCAAGCCCACCAGCAAGCCCACCAGCTCCCGCAACACCAGCACCACAAACACCAACACCTCAAAATGTCAGTCATTATGAACAACATGAACATGCTGTCATGACTGCTACCCCATATCCTAATAAAGGATTAATTCTACAGTCTCTCAACTATATCCAGATGGATGCGTTCAGTTCCCTGTTTCCCAATAACAATAATGTTGTCCTTgaggaaaacaataaaactgttGAAGAAAAAGCATTTATTGCTAAAAGAGAGCCTGCAATACTCTCATCTGCTTTGTATAATATAGAAAATGATTTTAGAAGTTTGTTTTGA